One Plectropomus leopardus isolate mb chromosome 1, YSFRI_Pleo_2.0, whole genome shotgun sequence DNA segment encodes these proteins:
- the si:ch211-107o10.3 gene encoding retinol dehydrogenase 13, with the protein MQNYAEAVRDFVEKHATGLTAVFVAGAGLLALRRWLAGGVCRSKVRLDGKTVLITGANTGIGKETALDMAKRGARVILACRDMTRARIAADEIRQQSGNGNVVVKKLDLSSLQSVRDLAKDVQENETRLDILINNAGIMMCPKWKTKDGFEMQFGVNHLGHFLLTNCLLDLLKKSAPSRVVIVSSLAHEKGRIHFDDINLDKDYKRQESYRQSKLANVLFCRELAARLKDTGVTVYSLHPGVIRTELGRHLFPSLALWQRIVAVPFVLMIKSPWEGAQTSIYCAVDESQANVSGLYYSDCAPKTPAPQALDDAAAKKLWDLSASMVGLA; encoded by the exons atgcaaaactacGCAGAGGCAGTCAGGGACTTTGTGGAGAAGCACGCGACCGGTctgactgctgtttttgttgcag GGGCAGGCTTACTGGCCTTGCGCAGGTGGTTGGCTGGGGGAGTGTGTCGGAGCAAGGTCAGGCTGGATGGGAAAACAGTCCTGATCACTGGAGCCAACACTGGCATTGGGAAGGAGACGGCCCTGGACATGGCCAAGCGAG GAGCCAGAGTGATCCTAGCCTGCAGAGACATGACCAGAGCCCGCATTGCAGCTGATGAGATCCGACAGCAGAGCGGAAACGGCAATGTGGTGGTGAAGAAACTGGACCTGTCCTCACTGCAGTCTGTCAGGGATCTGGCCAAAGATGTCCAGGAGAATGAGACGCGTCTGGACATCCTCATCAACAATGCAG GTATCATGATGTGTCCTAAGTGGAAGACTAAGGATGGCTTTGAAATGCAGTTTGGTGTCAACCACCTGGGACATTTTCTCCTCACCAACTGTCTTCTGGACCTGCTGAAGAAGTCAGCTCCAAGTCGTGTTGTCATCGTCTCCAGTCTGGCGCATGAGAAAG GCCGTATACACTTTGATGACATCAACCTCGATAAAGACTACAAGCGTCAAGAGAGCTACCGCCAAAGCAAGCTGGCCAATGTGCTCTTCTGCAGAGAACTGGCTGCCAGACTGAAAG ACACTGGTGTGACAGTGTACAGTCTTCACCCTGGAGTCATCCGCACAGAGTTAGGCCGCCACTTGTTCCCCTCTTTAGCTCTGTGGCAGAGGATCGTCGCCGTGCCATTTGTCTTGATGATCAAAAGTCCCTGGGAAGGAGCTCAGACCTCCATCTACTGTGCTGTGGACGAGAGCCAGGCCAATGTCAGCGGCCTCTACTACAG TGACTGTGCACCCAAAACGCCGGCCCCGCAGGCCCTGGATGATGCTGCAGCCAAGAAGCTGTGGGACCTCAGTGCTTCCATGGTCGGTCTGGCTTAA